The following proteins come from a genomic window of Methanosarcina sp. MTP4:
- a CDS encoding respiratory chain complex I subunit 1 family protein, whose product MNTSFISTPIDTSFMNTSFLLFALLNPAFALLAAPLYMALIRKVKAQAQGRKGPGLFQAYYDLRKLMQKEVIYSPVSSGIMRFTPYLNLAALLVCSLFVPLVFVPEPAGGFGNVIVFLYLLALERFFTALCGLDAGSAFGGMGSSRSMSLAAVIEPTMVVAFAALAFVLKSLNLHEMFALTAGSLLPVSPTLVLVSISLFIILIVETGRLPVDNPATHLELTMINEAMVLEQSGKNLALLELSHALKQLLLMGVLINTILPVGLSTEADAGKIAVSALFFLLKAGALSVVIGLFESSLAKMRLFRLPAFYMMAFFFSALTILIEVFA is encoded by the coding sequence ATGAATACATCATTCATCAGCACACCAATTGACACGTCATTCATGAACACTTCATTCCTGCTCTTTGCCCTGTTAAACCCGGCTTTTGCCCTGCTGGCAGCCCCCCTCTACATGGCCCTGATCCGGAAGGTAAAGGCCCAGGCTCAGGGGCGGAAAGGCCCGGGGCTCTTCCAGGCATACTATGACCTGAGAAAACTCATGCAAAAAGAGGTAATTTATTCCCCGGTATCTTCCGGGATCATGCGGTTTACCCCATACCTCAACCTCGCGGCCCTGCTGGTCTGCTCCCTCTTCGTGCCCCTGGTCTTTGTACCGGAACCGGCGGGAGGGTTCGGGAACGTTATCGTCTTCCTCTACCTCCTTGCCCTGGAACGCTTCTTTACAGCCCTTTGCGGGCTTGATGCGGGAAGCGCCTTCGGAGGCATGGGAAGTTCCCGGTCCATGAGCCTGGCAGCTGTTATCGAGCCTACCATGGTGGTGGCCTTTGCCGCACTTGCCTTTGTCCTGAAGAGCCTGAACCTGCACGAGATGTTCGCCCTGACCGCAGGCTCGCTCCTCCCGGTAAGCCCGACCCTTGTCCTGGTCTCGATTTCCCTCTTCATCATCCTCATCGTGGAGACCGGAAGGCTTCCCGTAGACAACCCCGCAACCCACCTCGAACTCACCATGATCAACGAGGCCATGGTCCTGGAACAGTCCGGAAAAAACCTGGCACTCCTCGAGCTTTCCCATGCCCTCAAACAGCTCCTCCTCATGGGAGTCCTGATAAACACGATCCTTCCAGTAGGACTCAGCACGGAAGCTGACGCCGGAAAAATTGCGGTATCTGCCCTGTTCTTCCTCCTGAAAGCAGGGGCTCTTTCCGTGGTGATCGGGCTCTTTGAATCATCCCTTGCGAAAATGCGCCTCTTCAGGCTTCCTGCCTTTTACATGATGGCGTTTTTCTTTTCAGCCCTTACCATCCTTATCGAGGTGTTTGCATGA
- a CDS encoding proton-conducting transporter membrane subunit: MNSLLEALMYGAFAALFSGTVLPLLYRSKNARKASFGLSFISSVLLLGFAGTILYTGKGVLFPAISFLPGLDFTLGADRLSAGFVLLIAAVVPGVSIYSLEYTEHAKSEAGKDLQAALTNLFILAMLLVVLAGNMVVFLIFWEIMSLSSLLLVLHDYSSEENKKAGFFYFVMTNLSTAFLFLGFISLFRLTGSAELGLGSVEPGALTLPFLCLFTGFGIKAGLVPFHKWLPYAHPAAPSGVSALMSGVMLKVAVYGFLRFLLAVPSPELWWGVLVLTVGSLSALFGVIYALKESDIKRLLAYSSIENIGIIFIGIGLYVIFKAEGLPALALMSLTGACFHAFNHALFKSLLFLCAGSVVHATGTRNIEAFGGLVKSMPVTSALFLIGSVSIAALPPANGFAGELLLYQAFFQASALNDPLLTVLLVIALSGFALAGALAAALFVKLFGITCLALPRSEESRLAKEVPKLMLVGAAVPAAFCILAGLFSKQLLSLAGLDVEYPDLLLLGLLLGLIYAALFLAVRAKDKNGKGEGPARISETWGCGAPTLAPSMEYSSAGFSEPLVMILKSIYRTRIVHTPKYLDGQESLFKNGDVEIRLLRFFEEYLYIPPARAIESISKRVARLQNGKLDSYVLYAFLAVIALILATGVLV, translated from the coding sequence GTGAATAGCTTGCTCGAAGCCCTGATGTACGGCGCTTTTGCCGCACTGTTTTCCGGAACCGTCCTCCCTCTTTTGTACCGCAGTAAAAACGCAAGAAAGGCCTCCTTTGGCCTGTCCTTTATTTCTTCAGTCCTGCTCCTGGGTTTTGCAGGGACAATCCTCTACACAGGAAAAGGAGTCCTATTTCCAGCTATCAGCTTTCTTCCGGGGCTGGACTTCACACTGGGAGCAGACCGGCTCTCGGCAGGGTTTGTCCTGCTGATCGCGGCAGTCGTGCCAGGGGTCTCGATCTATTCCCTGGAATACACGGAACACGCAAAAAGCGAAGCTGGAAAAGACCTTCAGGCAGCCCTGACAAACCTCTTCATCCTTGCCATGCTGCTGGTCGTGCTTGCAGGCAACATGGTGGTTTTCCTCATATTCTGGGAAATCATGTCTCTCTCCTCCCTCCTGCTGGTGCTCCACGACTATTCCTCGGAGGAGAACAAAAAAGCAGGTTTCTTTTACTTCGTGATGACGAACCTGAGCACGGCCTTTCTTTTCCTGGGCTTCATAAGCCTTTTCAGGCTGACCGGCTCTGCCGAATTAGGGCTCGGATCGGTGGAGCCCGGAGCCCTGACCCTACCCTTCCTCTGCCTCTTCACAGGCTTCGGGATCAAGGCAGGGCTTGTGCCCTTTCACAAATGGCTCCCCTATGCCCACCCTGCAGCCCCTTCGGGGGTCTCAGCCCTCATGTCCGGGGTAATGTTGAAGGTTGCAGTCTACGGTTTCCTGCGCTTCCTGCTTGCAGTTCCCTCCCCGGAACTCTGGTGGGGAGTACTGGTCCTGACCGTAGGCAGCCTCTCGGCTCTTTTCGGGGTGATCTACGCCCTTAAGGAAAGTGACATAAAAAGACTGCTTGCCTACAGCAGCATCGAAAATATCGGGATCATCTTCATCGGGATAGGGCTTTACGTCATATTCAAAGCCGAAGGACTTCCTGCCCTTGCCCTGATGAGCCTTACAGGAGCCTGTTTCCATGCTTTCAACCACGCCCTTTTCAAAAGCCTGCTCTTCCTCTGCGCAGGTTCGGTGGTCCATGCCACAGGTACCCGGAACATCGAAGCTTTCGGCGGGCTGGTAAAAAGCATGCCCGTTACCTCAGCCCTTTTCCTGATAGGCTCGGTCTCGATTGCAGCCCTGCCCCCGGCAAACGGCTTTGCAGGAGAACTCCTGCTCTACCAGGCATTTTTCCAGGCATCGGCTCTCAACGACCCCCTGCTCACCGTGCTTCTGGTAATCGCCCTTTCGGGCTTTGCCCTGGCCGGAGCCCTGGCAGCAGCTCTTTTCGTAAAACTTTTTGGGATCACCTGCCTTGCCCTCCCGCGCTCCGAAGAGAGCCGGCTGGCTAAAGAAGTCCCCAAACTCATGCTCGTCGGGGCAGCCGTGCCTGCGGCCTTCTGTATCCTGGCCGGGCTCTTTTCAAAGCAGCTCCTTTCCCTTGCGGGCCTGGACGTCGAGTATCCGGACCTGCTCCTGCTCGGACTACTGCTGGGGCTCATATACGCAGCCCTCTTCCTGGCAGTCCGCGCAAAGGATAAGAATGGAAAGGGAGAGGGACCTGCCCGGATCAGCGAGACCTGGGGCTGCGGGGCTCCCACCCTGGCTCCTTCCATGGAGTACAGCTCAGCAGGGTTTTCCGAACCCCTGGTCATGATCCTCAAGAGCATATACAGGACCCGGATCGTGCACACGCCAAAGTATTTAGACGGGCAGGAAAGCCTTTTCAAAAACGGAGATGTGGAAATTCGTCTGCTCCGTTTCTTTGAAGAATACCTCTACATCCCCCCTGCCCGGGCTATTGAGAGCATTTCAAAGCGGGTCGCCAGACTGCAAAACGGCAAGCTTGACAGCTACGTCCTCTACGCCTTCCTTGCAGTCATTGCCCTGATTCTCGCCACGGGGGTCCTTGTATGA
- a CDS encoding dihydrofolate reductase family protein, whose amino-acid sequence MLPKLIIHNSISLDCSISGFEADLKLHYGTLRSYSPDAMLVGSNTAKTGIELFCEEIPPEEGYDFVKPGIQSEDPRAFWLLADSRGTLEGLLHIFRRSEYCKDVIVLISEKTPAAYLDYLKERNYDFIRAGEAHVDYREALEIANERYGFRLVVSDSGSTLNSILLEQGLVEKISLLVSPVLVGKTGKNLFGNIEKSGIELELVKNERMEGNYLHLLYRVLK is encoded by the coding sequence ATGCTCCCGAAACTAATCATCCACAACAGTATAAGCCTCGACTGCTCGATAAGCGGCTTCGAAGCCGACCTCAAACTCCACTACGGGACCCTGAGAAGCTACAGTCCCGATGCCATGCTCGTCGGCTCGAACACCGCAAAAACCGGAATCGAACTCTTCTGTGAAGAAATCCCCCCCGAAGAGGGATACGATTTCGTAAAGCCGGGAATCCAGTCCGAAGACCCACGGGCCTTCTGGCTGCTTGCAGACTCCCGAGGGACTCTGGAAGGGCTGCTACACATCTTCAGGCGCTCCGAATACTGCAAGGACGTGATTGTCCTGATTTCGGAAAAGACCCCTGCTGCATACCTCGACTACCTCAAAGAGAGGAATTACGACTTCATCAGGGCAGGGGAAGCCCATGTTGACTACCGGGAAGCGCTGGAAATAGCAAACGAACGCTACGGTTTCAGGCTTGTAGTCTCGGACAGCGGCAGTACGCTGAACAGTATTTTGCTGGAACAGGGCCTGGTAGAGAAAATCAGCCTGCTTGTAAGCCCGGTGCTTGTCGGGAAAACAGGGAAAAACCTCTTTGGGAACATTGAAAAAAGCGGAATCGAGCTTGAACTTGTGAAAAACGAAAGGATGGAAGGAAATTACCTGCACCTGCTTTACCGGGTTTTGAAGTGA
- a CDS encoding ABC transporter ATP-binding protein: protein MHVVEVEGVSKSFGGTDVIRDISFSVEKGEIFGLLGPNGAGKTTLIRMLLDIIRPDSGEIRVFGASLDPAGKDRIGYLPEERGLYRKTKLVDMLVYLAQLKNVSGKQARVNAESLLRSLGLYEHRGKKVEELSKGMQQKIQFLSSIIHYPDLVVLDEPFSGLDPVSTKTVKERIIEYRNAGKTVILSTHMMEQAQTLCDRILVVDRGRRVLYGSVEGIRKERGKNSLLVEFAGYGSGHGSGHGSEYGAGHETGLDVVLDVGSGAGAGTGGDSLSVLRGIPGVRRIVEHEEEHKKFVEIFPEEGAGTQAILEELVRRVEVLRFEQALPSLNEIFIDTVEANANE from the coding sequence ATGCATGTTGTTGAAGTTGAAGGAGTGTCAAAGTCCTTCGGGGGAACAGATGTCATAAGGGACATCTCTTTTTCTGTCGAAAAGGGAGAGATCTTCGGGCTGCTCGGGCCAAATGGGGCTGGGAAGACCACGCTTATCCGGATGCTCCTGGATATTATCAGGCCCGATTCGGGGGAGATCCGGGTTTTTGGGGCATCCCTGGACCCTGCCGGAAAGGACCGTATCGGCTATCTCCCGGAAGAGCGGGGGCTGTACCGGAAAACAAAACTTGTCGATATGCTGGTCTACCTGGCGCAGCTTAAGAACGTTTCCGGGAAGCAAGCCCGGGTAAATGCCGAGTCCCTGCTGCGGTCCTTGGGGCTCTATGAACACAGGGGGAAAAAAGTTGAAGAGCTTTCCAAAGGGATGCAGCAAAAAATTCAGTTTCTTTCTTCAATTATTCATTATCCGGACCTTGTAGTCCTGGACGAGCCCTTTTCAGGGCTTGACCCGGTGAGCACAAAGACGGTCAAGGAAAGGATTATCGAGTACAGGAATGCCGGGAAGACGGTCATCCTCTCCACACACATGATGGAACAGGCCCAGACGCTCTGTGACCGGATCCTGGTGGTCGACAGGGGAAGAAGGGTGCTTTACGGCAGCGTGGAAGGGATCCGGAAAGAGCGCGGGAAAAATTCCCTGCTGGTGGAATTCGCAGGGTATGGCTCGGGACATGGTTCGGGACATGGTTCGGAATACGGCGCAGGGCATGAGACAGGACTCGATGTTGTACTCGATGTTGGAAGTGGTGCAGGAGCCGGTACAGGAGGTGACTCTTTGAGCGTGCTTAGGGGAATCCCGGGGGTCAGGAGAATTGTGGAGCACGAAGAAGAGCATAAAAAGTTCGTGGAGATCTTTCCGGAGGAGGGTGCAGGGACGCAGGCGATACTGGAGGAGCTTGTCCGGAGGGTCGAAGTCTTGCGTTTCGAGCAGGCACTCCCGTCCCTGAACGAGATCTTTATTGACACGGTGGAGGCCAATGCCAATGAGTAA
- a CDS encoding ABC transporter permease → MSKFSGKAFTVARHEFLKTVKRKEFLFMTFIFPVFLAGITLVPALLAGMTPSEDQSVGYVDMTGSFDFPGEVTNGGFAVGPFGEKSSTIEFVRYEDNPEASRALRAGDISSYIVIPEDFLEAGVIELYVSEKGVPVPRVNLAADLSDIVVTSLLQDEVDETVLRRVKDPVNIKLFDIGEGGETSEQGVADILGDLGLPFLTAFLLFFSIFSSSGYLLRGVSEEKENRVIEVLLSSATPTEILTGKVLGLGAVGLLQIVVWISAVALGASYALPLSLDPFLLFLAVVYFLFGYLLFASLMAAVGAMASSLQESQQIAGIFTFAAAAPLIFMQLLLTKPDSPLAVSLSLFPFTSPVAMLVRIGATEVPFYQVAASLFILMLSIHGVIIFSSRLFRAYLLMYGKRPAVREILRNMRGG, encoded by the coding sequence ATGAGTAAATTCTCAGGAAAGGCGTTTACGGTTGCCAGGCACGAGTTCCTGAAAACCGTGAAGCGCAAGGAATTTCTTTTCATGACTTTTATTTTTCCGGTCTTCCTGGCAGGGATTACCCTTGTCCCTGCCCTGCTTGCCGGCATGACCCCTTCCGAGGACCAGAGCGTAGGTTATGTCGACATGACAGGGTCCTTTGACTTTCCCGGGGAAGTCACAAACGGCGGGTTTGCGGTGGGACCTTTCGGGGAAAAAAGCTCAACAATAGAGTTTGTCAGATACGAGGATAACCCTGAAGCCAGTCGGGCACTTAGAGCCGGGGATATCTCTTCCTACATCGTAATCCCTGAGGACTTCCTGGAAGCCGGGGTAATCGAACTTTATGTTTCCGAAAAAGGAGTCCCCGTGCCCAGGGTCAATCTTGCGGCAGACCTTTCCGATATCGTTGTCACCTCTCTCTTGCAGGATGAGGTTGACGAAACTGTGCTCCGGAGGGTCAAGGACCCTGTCAACATTAAGCTATTCGATATTGGGGAGGGTGGGGAGACCAGCGAACAGGGCGTTGCGGATATCCTGGGCGACCTGGGCCTACCCTTCCTAACCGCCTTTCTCCTCTTCTTCAGCATTTTTTCGTCATCAGGATATCTCCTCCGTGGTGTCTCCGAAGAGAAGGAGAACCGGGTTATCGAAGTCCTGCTCTCTTCCGCAACCCCCACCGAAATCCTGACCGGTAAGGTCCTGGGTCTGGGTGCAGTCGGCCTCCTGCAGATCGTGGTCTGGATCTCTGCAGTCGCTCTCGGGGCTTCGTATGCCCTTCCTCTAAGCCTGGACCCTTTCCTGCTCTTCCTGGCTGTGGTCTATTTTCTCTTTGGCTATCTCCTTTTCGCAAGCCTCATGGCCGCCGTCGGAGCCATGGCTTCCTCCCTCCAGGAAAGCCAGCAGATAGCCGGGATCTTCACCTTCGCAGCCGCAGCTCCCCTAATCTTCATGCAGCTCCTGCTCACAAAACCCGACAGTCCCCTTGCCGTCTCCCTCTCTCTCTTTCCCTTTACCTCTCCTGTCGCCATGCTGGTGCGGATAGGGGCTACGGAAGTGCCTTTTTACCAGGTCGCAGCAAGCCTTTTCATCCTGATGCTCTCAATCCACGGCGTAATCATATTCTCCAGCCGCCTTTTCAGGGCCTACCTCCTTATGTACGGTAAAAGGCCGGCTGTTCGGGAAATCCTTAGGAATATGCGGGGAGGGTAA
- a CDS encoding type II toxin-antitoxin system HicB family antitoxin, with protein MKETFKLTAIVNKKEESYESLCLELDVTSRGETIEEAVTNLKEAVELYIENENIALPIKRPFMTTFEVMAQSRKTKKQRKESQ; from the coding sequence ATGAAAGAAACTTTCAAACTAACTGCAATAGTGAACAAAAAAGAGGAATCTTACGAGTCGCTCTGCCTGGAACTGGACGTAACGAGCCGGGGAGAAACAATCGAAGAAGCAGTTACAAACCTGAAAGAAGCCGTTGAACTTTATATTGAAAATGAAAATATTGCCCTTCCAATCAAGCGCCCCTTTATGACCACTTTCGAGGTGATGGCCCAAAGTAGGAAAACGAAAAAGCAAAGAAAAGAATCACAGTAA
- a CDS encoding methylcobamide--CoM methyltransferase, whose protein sequence is MVEKMTSRERFINALERKEVDRVPYGYLWFGAGHAVLERMGVSLKDVYYSAEGIARAQILAREMYHHDNVMSPWGCLLVEAEALGTKVNIKENGYPTVAEYVLKSAGEYEKINPDNIKRSERVKTVAGSIEILKKEIGDEVFITGATLAPLMLASQVLGGSRLCIDMMKDPEAFHALLEKLMECCILFADSMLEAGADGIFVENGESTGDLFSPQMAEEFMLPYTKKLYDHIKEKGGYVISHNCAALAFHDLEMKLEPHALNFAFGDVRLLGKKYGVECMKLHNHNNIGCGPRHCFKELKTFSDAGICLMGNIIPDAPLVGGRAEIEHEVKCCLEAAPEKGFILSTGCEIPLNTPLEKMEMLWDAIKSRF, encoded by the coding sequence ATGGTTGAAAAAATGACCTCCAGGGAGCGGTTTATCAATGCTCTCGAAAGAAAAGAAGTAGACCGTGTCCCTTACGGTTACCTCTGGTTCGGCGCCGGGCATGCGGTGCTGGAGCGGATGGGCGTAAGCCTCAAAGATGTGTATTATTCGGCAGAAGGAATTGCCCGGGCACAAATCCTTGCCCGGGAGATGTACCACCACGACAACGTGATGTCCCCCTGGGGCTGCCTCCTTGTGGAAGCGGAGGCGCTCGGGACGAAGGTGAACATCAAGGAAAACGGGTACCCTACCGTGGCTGAGTACGTCCTGAAATCCGCAGGAGAATATGAAAAAATCAATCCGGATAATATCAAGCGGTCCGAACGGGTAAAGACCGTAGCCGGGTCAATCGAAATCCTCAAGAAAGAAATCGGGGACGAGGTTTTTATTACCGGGGCAACACTGGCTCCCCTTATGCTTGCTTCCCAGGTCCTGGGCGGGAGCAGGCTCTGCATTGACATGATGAAAGATCCCGAAGCTTTCCATGCCCTGCTGGAAAAACTTATGGAATGCTGCATCCTTTTTGCCGACTCCATGCTCGAAGCCGGAGCTGACGGAATCTTTGTCGAAAATGGGGAGAGCACCGGCGACCTCTTCAGCCCGCAGATGGCAGAAGAGTTCATGCTGCCCTACACAAAGAAACTTTACGACCATATCAAGGAAAAAGGCGGGTACGTAATCTCCCACAATTGCGCAGCCCTTGCCTTCCACGACCTGGAAATGAAACTTGAGCCCCATGCCCTGAACTTTGCCTTCGGGGACGTCAGGCTGCTCGGAAAAAAGTACGGGGTCGAATGCATGAAGCTCCACAACCACAATAACATCGGTTGTGGCCCAAGGCACTGTTTCAAGGAGTTAAAAACTTTCTCCGATGCCGGCATCTGCCTTATGGGAAACATCATCCCGGACGCCCCCCTGGTCGGAGGCAGGGCTGAGATCGAGCATGAGGTGAAGTGCTGCCTTGAGGCTGCCCCCGAAAAAGGTTTCATCCTTTCCACAGGCTGTGAGATTCCCCTGAACACGCCGCTTGAGAAAATGGAAATGCTCTGGGATGCGATCAAGTCCAGATTCTGA
- a CDS encoding GTP-binding protein has protein sequence MSSIQEQIQEIEDEIRKTQYNKATSHHIGRLKAKIARLRDEVEKKASAKGGGEGYSVKKSGDGTVTLVGFPSVGKSTLLNKVTGAKSEVGAYEFTTLTVVPGVLEHKGATIQFLDVPGLVKGAASGRGRGKEVIAVIRNSDMVIFLLDVFQPKHYEVLMDELYEAGIRVDQIPPDVVIKKKDRGGVQIHTTVEMDLDEETIKAVLDEYKIHNAHVLIRENINVDQLIDVVLNNRSYVSSLIVVNKVDLAYPELLKKCMETYPSAIYISAHEGTNIETLKEDIYDRLGFIRVYMKPQGQPADMEEPMIVMSGTNIGDICDRLHRDFRRKFRYAQVWGPSAKHPGQRLGMEHMLEDEDILTVIIQK, from the coding sequence ATGAGCAGCATACAGGAACAAATACAGGAAATCGAAGACGAAATCCGAAAGACACAGTATAACAAGGCCACCTCCCACCACATCGGCCGGCTGAAAGCTAAGATAGCTCGCCTGCGGGACGAAGTTGAGAAAAAGGCGTCTGCAAAGGGCGGGGGGGAAGGGTACTCGGTCAAGAAGTCCGGAGACGGGACCGTAACCCTTGTAGGGTTCCCTTCGGTGGGGAAGTCCACACTCCTGAACAAGGTCACCGGTGCCAAGTCAGAGGTAGGTGCCTATGAATTCACAACACTTACTGTTGTCCCCGGGGTGCTCGAGCACAAAGGGGCAACTATCCAGTTCCTTGACGTGCCGGGGCTTGTGAAAGGAGCAGCTTCCGGCCGAGGGCGCGGGAAAGAGGTCATAGCGGTTATCCGGAACTCCGACATGGTAATCTTTTTGCTTGACGTTTTCCAGCCCAAACACTACGAAGTGCTCATGGACGAGCTTTACGAAGCCGGGATCAGAGTCGACCAGATCCCCCCTGACGTCGTGATAAAGAAAAAGGACAGGGGCGGTGTCCAGATCCATACTACCGTAGAAATGGACCTGGACGAAGAGACCATCAAAGCCGTCCTGGACGAATATAAGATCCACAATGCCCACGTCCTTATCAGGGAAAACATAAACGTAGACCAGCTTATCGACGTAGTCCTGAATAACCGTAGCTACGTCAGCTCCCTGATCGTCGTAAACAAGGTGGATCTGGCCTACCCGGAACTGCTCAAGAAATGCATGGAAACGTATCCGAGTGCGATTTATATCTCCGCCCACGAAGGCACTAACATCGAAACCCTCAAGGAAGACATTTACGACCGTCTGGGCTTCATCCGGGTCTACATGAAACCCCAGGGACAGCCCGCAGACATGGAAGAGCCCATGATCGTCATGAGCGGCACGAACATAGGGGACATCTGCGACCGCCTGCACCGCGACTTCCGCAGGAAGTTCCGCTACGCTCAGGTCTGGGGCCCCTCCGCAAAACACCCCGGGCAGCGGCTCGGGATGGAACACATGCTGGAAGACGAGGATATCCTGACCGTCATTATTCAGAAATGA
- a CDS encoding pentapeptide repeat-containing protein, translating to MILIGGSDLADSDLVDSDLVDSDLGDSDLGDSDFDDSDLGDSDLGDSDLDDSDLGEITVGSY from the coding sequence ATGATCTTGATAGGTGGTAGTGATTTAGCTGATAGTGATTTAGTTGATAGTGATTTAGTTGATAGTGATTTAGGTGATAGTGATTTAGGTGATAGTGATTTCGATGATAGTGATTTAGGTGATAGTGATTTAGGTGATAGTGATTTAGATGATAGTGATTTAGGAGAGATTACGGTAGGAAGCTATTGA
- a CDS encoding molybdopterin biosynthesis protein, producing the protein MKRKEFRQLASVEEARKIINGLPVRRDRESVALEAALGKILAEDIITEINVPPFPRAIMDGYALKAEDSYTSSETEPVKLRRMGEIAAGSDARYKVAAGETVEISTGAPIPEGADAVVKVEDTETTGKNEEVLVYRPVTVGENIMKAGSDILKRERVLRKGRKLGTREIGVLASIGKKKVPVLSLRIGIISTGNELVQPGEGLAFGQIYDANSYTIHAGIRECGAVPDMYGIVRDEESAMKEILETAASESSLILSSGSTSSGAGDVMYRLIEEMGETLAHGINIKPGKPVVIGIIEGTPIIGLPGNPTSALMIFNEFVAPLIRKKLGAETGLKMTEKGVMGTNFRSEGRQQLLPVGLVRGRVYPADRGSGAITSLAGADGFIEIRPETEFIEAGTPVEVTLFGKVEKPDLLIAGGSCPGLDILEDLTGLNLRVLVTGSSGGFSAIASGTADIAGVNMPSEAGEYNVPTIESMGLSSTVLVKGYKREQGLIVPEDSRISGLSDLPGKRLINRNRGSGTRALLDLKLSELARERGSGRKELTASIQGYNSGAKTEVAVCEAVISGKVDAGVGTRTCAERNGLKFIKIAEEEYDLLIRRELLDIPEVRKFLETLKSSEFAAKLPAGIRVYERTGEIVNIE; encoded by the coding sequence ATGAAGCGCAAGGAATTTCGGCAACTGGCCTCCGTTGAGGAGGCACGAAAGATAATAAACGGACTTCCTGTCCGCAGGGACCGGGAAAGCGTAGCTCTTGAAGCCGCCCTGGGAAAAATCCTTGCAGAGGACATCATAACGGAGATAAACGTCCCTCCCTTCCCAAGAGCGATAATGGACGGGTATGCGCTAAAGGCGGAGGACAGCTACACCAGCAGTGAAACCGAACCTGTCAAGCTCAGGCGCATGGGAGAGATCGCGGCAGGTTCGGATGCCAGGTATAAGGTTGCGGCAGGGGAGACCGTGGAAATCTCAACAGGAGCCCCGATCCCTGAAGGTGCGGATGCTGTGGTGAAGGTAGAAGACACCGAAACCACAGGGAAAAATGAAGAGGTGCTCGTTTACAGGCCGGTAACCGTGGGCGAAAATATCATGAAGGCCGGCTCAGACATCCTGAAAAGAGAACGGGTGCTCAGGAAAGGTAGAAAACTCGGAACCCGGGAGATAGGGGTACTGGCATCAATCGGGAAAAAGAAGGTGCCTGTCCTCAGCCTCAGGATTGGGATCATCTCTACCGGGAACGAACTCGTGCAGCCGGGAGAAGGGCTGGCTTTCGGGCAGATCTACGATGCAAACTCATACACCATCCATGCAGGAATTAGGGAATGCGGGGCCGTTCCAGATATGTACGGGATCGTAAGGGACGAAGAAAGCGCCATGAAAGAAATCCTGGAAACCGCAGCCTCGGAATCCTCCCTTATCCTTAGCTCGGGCAGCACATCTTCGGGAGCAGGGGACGTGATGTACAGGCTGATAGAGGAGATGGGAGAGACCCTTGCCCATGGCATCAATATCAAACCCGGAAAACCCGTGGTCATTGGGATAATAGAGGGGACCCCGATTATCGGACTTCCCGGAAACCCGACTTCCGCACTCATGATCTTCAATGAATTCGTAGCCCCTCTTATAAGGAAAAAGCTGGGGGCTGAAACAGGCTTGAAAATGACCGAGAAAGGAGTTATGGGCACAAACTTCCGCTCCGAAGGCAGGCAGCAGCTCCTCCCTGTTGGCCTGGTGAGGGGCAGGGTTTATCCGGCAGACCGGGGCTCGGGAGCGATCACTTCGCTGGCAGGGGCAGACGGGTTTATAGAAATCCGCCCTGAAACCGAGTTCATAGAAGCCGGCACACCTGTGGAAGTGACACTTTTCGGGAAGGTGGAAAAGCCGGACCTCCTGATAGCAGGGGGCTCCTGTCCGGGCCTGGACATCCTGGAAGACCTGACAGGCCTGAACCTTAGGGTCCTTGTAACCGGTTCAAGCGGGGGTTTCAGCGCGATCGCTTCAGGGACTGCCGACATTGCCGGCGTGAACATGCCCTCGGAAGCAGGCGAATACAATGTGCCGACAATCGAAAGCATGGGGCTTTCCTCCACGGTACTCGTGAAAGGATACAAACGCGAGCAGGGACTGATCGTCCCGGAGGACAGCAGGATATCCGGACTTTCGGATTTGCCGGGAAAGCGCCTGATCAACAGGAATCGGGGGTCGGGCACAAGGGCGCTCCTGGACCTAAAACTTTCCGAACTTGCCCGCGAACGGGGAAGCGGCAGGAAAGAACTCACGGCTTCGATCCAGGGCTATAACTCGGGAGCAAAGACCGAAGTAGCCGTCTGCGAAGCTGTAATTTCAGGGAAAGTCGATGCAGGCGTCGGCACCAGGACCTGCGCCGAACGAAACGGCCTTAAATTCATAAAAATAGCAGAAGAAGAGTATGATTTACTTATAAGAAGAGAGCTACTTGATATCCCGGAAGTCAGGAAGTTTCTTGAGACCCTAAAATCCAGCGAGTTTGCAGCAAAGCTGCCGGCAGGGATTCGGGTGTATGAAAGGACCGGAGAAATAGTCAATATCGAGTGA